In the genome of Myxococcus stipitatus, one region contains:
- a CDS encoding neutral/alkaline non-lysosomal ceramidase N-terminal domain-containing protein, with protein sequence MASSRRASWRSVFPLVLLTVGAAYALGSWNWCGTWEERAPVLLSQVKASGSLRAGAAKVALNPPFPVVVAGYAPPRAEAKEADPPLHARAVVLEVGGSRVGVVSLELLFVTDSVTARVRELARSSGLEDVLVLATHTHSSLGGYDPRLVSQLVGTGRFREDSLEAIATAASSALQQAAASLTDVTLELGETQKPKFVYARSGGSESDGMLRRMVLRGAAAPVAELLFFAAHPTMVPRQRTYVDPDYPGRLSSLRESEGSGVTMLLQGTVGNVSVAFSEGQGMERVSAFARALAAAAGEVPLSPVGSDVRLALVRTEVSMPRPDASRLVPSLTRAAGDNLLCGSSERVAEVDALVLGPLQLVTVPGEPTVDAGAELVRRTGASGVLGLAGGYVGYVEAPSLVRAERGESRRQYFGPTLLEQLGAAAELAARTAGFTR encoded by the coding sequence ATGGCATCTTCGCGACGAGCCTCCTGGCGTTCCGTGTTTCCCTTGGTCCTGCTCACCGTGGGTGCCGCTTATGCATTGGGTTCCTGGAACTGGTGCGGCACCTGGGAGGAGCGCGCGCCCGTGTTGCTGTCGCAGGTGAAGGCGAGCGGCTCCCTGCGCGCTGGCGCCGCGAAGGTCGCGCTGAACCCTCCGTTCCCCGTGGTGGTCGCGGGCTATGCGCCCCCGCGCGCCGAGGCGAAGGAGGCCGACCCTCCCCTCCATGCTCGCGCGGTGGTGCTGGAGGTGGGCGGCTCTCGCGTCGGCGTGGTGTCGCTGGAGCTGTTGTTCGTCACCGACTCCGTCACGGCCCGGGTGCGTGAGCTTGCTCGCTCCTCGGGGCTCGAGGATGTGTTGGTGTTGGCCACGCATACCCACTCCTCGCTGGGAGGGTATGACCCGCGGCTGGTGTCGCAGCTCGTGGGGACGGGGCGCTTTCGCGAGGACTCGCTGGAGGCCATCGCCACCGCCGCGAGCAGCGCGCTTCAGCAGGCCGCCGCCTCGCTCACCGACGTGACGCTGGAGCTGGGCGAGACGCAGAAGCCCAAGTTCGTCTACGCGCGCAGCGGCGGCTCCGAGTCGGATGGCATGCTCCGTCGCATGGTGCTGCGGGGCGCGGCGGCCCCCGTGGCGGAGCTGCTCTTCTTCGCCGCGCATCCGACGATGGTGCCTCGTCAGCGCACCTATGTGGACCCGGACTATCCCGGACGGCTCAGCTCCCTGCGCGAGTCCGAGGGCAGCGGCGTGACGATGCTGTTGCAGGGCACCGTGGGCAATGTCTCGGTCGCGTTCTCCGAGGGGCAGGGGATGGAGCGCGTGTCCGCGTTCGCTCGCGCGCTCGCGGCGGCGGCGGGCGAGGTGCCGCTGTCTCCCGTGGGCTCCGATGTTCGCCTGGCGCTGGTGCGCACGGAGGTGTCGATGCCTCGGCCGGATGCGTCGCGACTGGTGCCTTCGCTGACGCGCGCCGCGGGCGACAACCTGCTGTGTGGTTCCTCGGAGCGCGTGGCCGAAGTGGATGCGCTGGTGCTGGGGCCTCTCCAGTTGGTGACGGTGCCGGGGGAGCCCACCGTCGACGCGGGCGCGGAGCTGGTGCGGCGCACGGGCGCGTCGGGCGTGCTGGGCCTCGCGGGTGGGTACGTGGGCTACGTGGAGGCGCCCTCGCTGGTTCGCGCCGAGCGCGGTGAGTCGCGGCGGCAGTACTTCGGTCCCACGCTGCTGGAGCAGCTGGGCGCGGCGGCGGAGCTGGCCGCGCGCACCGCGGGCTTCACTCGCTGA
- a CDS encoding crotonase/enoyl-CoA hydratase family protein: MSTSDPRISLEARGHLALIGIHRPEKRNAFDVGMLRGLSAAMTEADRNPDVRCMVLFAVGDHFSAGLDLASVAPVFASGEPLYAEGFIDPWAITGPARTKPLILAAQGLCLTLSIELILAADITVASEDARFAQIEIKRGIFPFGGATLRFPQRVGWGNAMRWLLTGDEFDAREAHRMGLVQEVVERGRHLERALALAETVAKQAPLGVQATLASARQALTEGPDAAARALLPRLLALVGSEDAAEGVQSFIERREARFTGK, translated from the coding sequence ATGAGCACGTCGGACCCTCGCATCAGCCTGGAAGCGCGCGGACACCTCGCGCTCATCGGCATCCATCGCCCGGAGAAGCGCAATGCCTTCGATGTCGGCATGCTGCGAGGGCTCTCGGCGGCGATGACGGAGGCGGACCGGAACCCCGACGTGCGCTGCATGGTCCTCTTCGCGGTGGGGGACCACTTCTCCGCGGGCCTGGACCTGGCGAGCGTGGCGCCCGTGTTCGCCAGCGGCGAGCCGCTCTACGCGGAGGGCTTCATCGACCCCTGGGCCATCACCGGCCCCGCGAGGACCAAGCCCCTCATCCTCGCGGCCCAGGGACTGTGCCTCACGCTGTCCATCGAGCTCATCCTCGCGGCCGACATCACCGTGGCCTCCGAGGACGCTCGCTTCGCGCAGATTGAAATCAAGCGCGGCATCTTCCCGTTCGGCGGCGCGACGTTGCGCTTCCCTCAGCGCGTGGGCTGGGGCAACGCCATGCGCTGGCTGCTCACGGGGGATGAGTTCGATGCTCGCGAGGCGCACCGCATGGGGCTGGTGCAGGAGGTTGTCGAGCGCGGCCGCCATCTCGAGCGGGCGCTGGCCCTGGCGGAGACGGTGGCGAAGCAGGCGCCGCTGGGCGTGCAGGCGACACTCGCGTCCGCGCGCCAGGCCCTGACCGAGGGACCCGACGCAGCGGCTCGCGCACTGCTGCCCCGACTGCTGGCGCTCGTGGGGTCCGAGGATGCCGCCGAGGGCGTCCAGTCCTTCATCGAGCGACGCGAGGCCCGCTTCACCGGCAAGTGA
- the yhbY gene encoding ribosome assembly RNA-binding protein YhbY: MPLTGKQRRHLRALGHHLEPVVIVGQAGVTEGVIAAVEQALQDHELIKVKINEGPETRQEAAARIAEGTGAEQAQLLGRTALYFKKRKEKSKFEKF; this comes from the coding sequence GTGCCGCTCACCGGGAAGCAACGCCGCCATCTGCGCGCGCTCGGACACCACCTGGAGCCGGTGGTCATCGTCGGTCAAGCCGGCGTCACCGAGGGCGTCATCGCCGCCGTCGAGCAGGCGCTGCAGGACCACGAGCTCATCAAGGTGAAGATCAACGAAGGCCCGGAGACGCGCCAGGAAGCCGCCGCGCGCATCGCCGAGGGCACGGGCGCGGAGCAGGCCCAGCTGCTGGGCCGCACGGCGCTCTACTTCAAGAAGCGCAAGGAGAAGTCCAAGTTCGAGAAGTTCTGA
- a CDS encoding J domain-containing protein yields MAAVATEGSPYAMPPQGQLDQTSPLNLYGRIASAEQTGLLTLTLPDRVTQIHFRKGNPEFVDSTHPEDALGTSLMGAKLLAPEQLQQAEAAKDRFGGDLLAALFGLGLLQPASAFAILAQRAASILFKGLRAETGTFTYELRELAGNKAMPLGNRWAVLSDTVRRMPSADIKRRLMPVLQLPIMKSGGMVPASDLRLTPHEVRALTVIDGVRSVSQLLNDFPQDTDHLLRLAFLLRELEAVSFAAVSPSAATVHSGPAAEPPSAQAAASGAPASGAARPGNPPSAPAAGATSPGNPPGATAASPGNPPGATAARPGNPPGATAARPGNPPGTSAASPGNPPGATAARPGNPPGATAPRPGAPAPAARPGNPPGAPAATRPGNPPGAPAARPATPANPAAAPGADEIPALRTLATAMKQQTHFQRLGLTEQADGSAVKVAYFRLAKQYHPDTLPPGAPPELEKLKAEVFAYVGDAYRTLSDDKSRAAYLEELKSGGAGSEVDVNAILMAEELFQKACILVKARKFPEAVKMLNEAIQLNAEEAEFYAWRGYARFFTAADKKAAQPEAFREIQNAIRRNERCAPAHYFLGVIAKLTGDASGALKHFKRTVELQPDHIDAQREIRMAAQKK; encoded by the coding sequence GTGGCCGCGGTGGCGACGGAAGGCTCGCCCTATGCGATGCCTCCGCAGGGCCAACTCGACCAGACCTCACCGCTGAACCTCTACGGTCGAATCGCTTCCGCGGAGCAGACCGGCCTCCTCACGCTCACCCTCCCGGACCGGGTCACCCAGATTCACTTCCGCAAGGGCAACCCGGAGTTCGTCGACTCCACGCATCCAGAGGACGCGCTCGGAACCTCGCTGATGGGAGCGAAGCTGCTCGCCCCCGAGCAACTCCAGCAAGCCGAAGCCGCGAAGGACCGCTTCGGTGGAGACCTGCTCGCGGCGCTCTTCGGCCTGGGCCTCCTGCAGCCCGCCAGCGCCTTCGCCATCCTCGCGCAGCGAGCAGCCAGCATCCTCTTCAAGGGCCTCCGCGCGGAGACCGGCACGTTCACCTACGAGCTCCGTGAGCTCGCGGGCAACAAGGCCATGCCGCTCGGAAACCGGTGGGCCGTGCTCAGCGACACCGTGCGGCGCATGCCTTCCGCGGACATCAAGCGCCGGCTCATGCCCGTGCTCCAGCTGCCCATCATGAAGTCGGGCGGAATGGTGCCCGCGAGCGACCTGCGCCTCACCCCGCACGAAGTCCGAGCCCTCACCGTCATCGACGGCGTGCGCTCGGTGTCGCAGCTCCTCAACGACTTCCCGCAGGACACCGACCACCTCCTGCGCCTCGCCTTCTTGCTGCGAGAGCTCGAGGCCGTGTCCTTCGCAGCGGTGTCTCCCTCGGCGGCCACGGTGCACTCGGGTCCGGCAGCGGAGCCCCCCTCCGCACAAGCCGCGGCGTCCGGCGCCCCAGCCTCAGGAGCCGCGAGGCCCGGCAATCCCCCCAGTGCCCCGGCCGCCGGAGCAACGAGCCCAGGCAATCCACCCGGAGCCACGGCCGCGAGCCCCGGCAACCCACCCGGAGCCACGGCCGCACGCCCTGGCAATCCACCCGGAGCCACGGCCGCACGCCCTGGCAATCCACCCGGAACCTCGGCCGCGAGCCCCGGCAACCCACCCGGAGCCACGGCCGCACGCCCCGGCAATCCCCCCGGAGCCACCGCCCCCCGTCCCGGCGCCCCTGCCCCCGCCGCACGCCCTGGCAATCCTCCCGGAGCCCCAGCGGCCACGCGCCCCGGCAACCCGCCCGGAGCCCCGGCCGCGCGCCCCGCCACCCCAGCCAACCCCGCCGCCGCCCCTGGCGCCGACGAGATTCCGGCCCTGCGCACCCTCGCCACGGCGATGAAGCAGCAGACCCACTTCCAGCGGCTGGGGCTGACCGAGCAAGCGGACGGCAGCGCGGTGAAGGTCGCCTACTTCCGTCTGGCCAAGCAGTACCACCCGGACACGCTGCCACCGGGAGCCCCGCCGGAGCTCGAGAAGCTCAAGGCCGAGGTCTTCGCCTACGTCGGAGACGCCTACCGCACGCTGTCCGACGACAAGAGCCGCGCCGCCTATCTCGAGGAGCTCAAGAGCGGAGGCGCCGGGAGCGAGGTGGACGTCAACGCCATCCTCATGGCCGAGGAGCTCTTCCAGAAGGCGTGCATTCTCGTGAAGGCGCGCAAGTTCCCCGAGGCCGTGAAGATGTTGAACGAAGCCATCCAGCTCAACGCGGAGGAGGCCGAGTTCTACGCCTGGCGGGGCTACGCCCGTTTCTTCACGGCGGCGGACAAGAAGGCGGCGCAGCCGGAGGCCTTCCGGGAAATCCAGAACGCCATCCGACGAAACGAGCGCTGCGCGCCTGCCCACTACTTCCTCGGGGTGATTGCGAAGCTGACGGGGGACGCGTCGGGAGCACTCAAGCACTTCAAGCGAACCGTCGAGCTCCAGCCAGACCACATCGACGCGCAGCGGGAGATTCGCATGGCGGCCCAGAAGAAGTAG
- a CDS encoding TSUP family transporter encodes MDLLVDVSAQHLVLLCIAALIAGVVDAIAGGGGLITLPALLAAGLPPHIALGTNKGQSVFGSFAALVRFSRAGLVDKKLAKVTFPLSLAGAFAGAALVMLVKPEVLKPLVLVLLIAVAVFLAFRRAPPPSERPEPTPVPRAQAIGGLIALAIGTYDGFFGPGTGTFLIVAFSTLLGHGLARASADAKVVNFASNLASVSLFALKGVVIWKVALPMAAAQFTGAWLGAHLAVKGGDKLVRKVVLLVVLALVLKLGRDVVMG; translated from the coding sequence GTGGACCTTCTGGTGGACGTCAGTGCGCAGCACCTTGTCCTGCTCTGCATCGCCGCGTTGATTGCCGGTGTCGTGGATGCCATCGCGGGAGGCGGCGGCCTCATCACCTTGCCCGCGCTGCTCGCGGCGGGGCTGCCTCCGCACATCGCGCTGGGCACCAACAAGGGCCAGTCCGTCTTCGGCTCCTTCGCGGCGCTGGTCCGCTTCTCTCGCGCGGGGCTGGTGGACAAGAAGCTGGCGAAGGTGACGTTCCCGCTCAGCCTCGCGGGCGCGTTCGCCGGCGCGGCGCTGGTGATGCTCGTGAAGCCCGAGGTGCTCAAGCCGCTGGTGCTCGTGCTGCTCATCGCGGTGGCGGTGTTCCTGGCCTTCCGCCGCGCCCCACCTCCGAGCGAGCGCCCCGAGCCCACGCCCGTGCCTCGCGCCCAGGCCATCGGCGGCCTCATCGCGCTGGCCATCGGCACCTACGACGGGTTCTTCGGCCCGGGGACGGGCACCTTCCTCATCGTCGCCTTCTCCACGCTGCTGGGCCACGGGCTCGCGCGCGCCTCCGCCGACGCGAAGGTCGTGAACTTCGCTTCCAACCTGGCGTCCGTGTCCCTCTTCGCCCTCAAGGGCGTGGTCATCTGGAAGGTGGCCTTGCCCATGGCCGCCGCGCAGTTCACCGGCGCCTGGCTGGGCGCGCACCTGGCCGTGAAGGGCGGCGACAAGCTGGTGCGCAAGGTGGTGCTGCTGGTGGTGCTCGCGCTGGTGCTGAAGCTGGGGCGCGACGTGGTGATGGGCTGA
- a CDS encoding YfbM family protein, with translation MEMLCTLRSLTEAQRDALLQAPGRLEEFLDDEEDFGDPKGGAFLELDIGEAWHGLQYLLTGTPWEGKAPLDFLVRGGTEAGDIPSDEGTARIFEPGQVKALSAALREVSEDTLRRRYDPVEMQAQDIYPGTWEEPLDDTDPLEELISYFEELQKFVGQVTRRGAALLVHIG, from the coding sequence ATGGAGATGCTCTGCACCTTGCGCAGCCTCACGGAAGCGCAGCGCGACGCCCTGCTTCAGGCCCCTGGACGCCTGGAGGAGTTCCTCGACGACGAGGAGGACTTTGGAGACCCCAAGGGCGGCGCCTTCCTGGAGCTGGACATCGGCGAGGCCTGGCACGGCTTGCAGTACCTGCTCACCGGCACGCCGTGGGAGGGCAAGGCGCCCCTGGACTTCCTGGTGCGCGGAGGCACCGAGGCGGGCGACATCCCGTCCGACGAAGGCACCGCGCGCATCTTCGAGCCAGGGCAGGTGAAGGCGCTGTCCGCCGCGCTGCGCGAGGTGAGCGAGGACACGCTGCGCCGCCGCTATGACCCGGTGGAGATGCAGGCCCAGGACATCTACCCGGGCACGTGGGAGGAGCCGCTCGACGACACGGACCCGCTGGAGGAGCTCATCTCCTACTTCGAGGAGCTCCAGAAGTTCGTCGGCCAGGTGACCCGGCGCGGGGCCGCGCTGCTGGTGCACATCGGCTGA
- a CDS encoding biotin/lipoyl-containing protein gives MRYFTKQQGQKEAVPVDLEPLGGDRFKLTVNGVTYQVDALALEHGTMSMLVDGQSYSVEFEENGDEVGVLLRGQVNRFDVADERRLRLRAGTAAFSVEGKQLITAPMPGKVVKVLVKVGDEVKEGQGLIVVEAMKMENELKSPKAGKVTELFAKEGTAVENNAKLVVVE, from the coding sequence ATGCGCTATTTCACGAAGCAGCAGGGACAGAAGGAAGCGGTGCCGGTGGACCTGGAGCCGCTGGGCGGTGACCGGTTCAAGCTGACCGTCAACGGCGTCACCTACCAGGTGGACGCGCTGGCGCTCGAGCACGGCACCATGAGCATGCTGGTGGACGGCCAGTCCTACAGCGTCGAGTTCGAGGAGAACGGCGACGAGGTCGGCGTGCTCCTGCGCGGCCAGGTGAACCGCTTCGACGTCGCGGACGAGCGCCGGCTGCGGCTGCGCGCGGGCACCGCCGCCTTCAGCGTGGAGGGCAAGCAGCTCATCACCGCCCCCATGCCCGGCAAGGTGGTGAAGGTGCTGGTGAAGGTGGGCGACGAGGTGAAGGAAGGCCAGGGCCTCATCGTCGTGGAGGCCATGAAGATGGAGAACGAGCTCAAGAGCCCCAAGGCGGGCAAGGTGACGGAGCTGTTCGCCAAGGAAGGCACCGCCGTCGAGAACAACGCGAAGCTCGTCGTCGTCGAGTAG
- the accC gene encoding acetyl-CoA carboxylase biotin carboxylase subunit → MPKIRKVLVANRGEIAIRVMRTCKELGIATVAVYSEADRSALHVRTADQAFFVGPPPSRESYLVQERILDAAKQSGADAIHPGYGFLSENASFVRACEAAGITFIGPPASAMDAMGEKTRARANMIKAGVPVVPGTTEPIATEAEARDYAQKIGFPVMLKAAGGGGGKGMRRVEGLADFESAWRSAKSEALNAFGNDAVYIEKYLEKPHHVEIQVFADTHGNVIHLNERECSAQRRHQKVVEETPSPILTPELRAKMGEVAVKAAKAVNYVGAGTVEFLVDVHRNFYFLEMNTRLQVEHPVTEWVTGLDLVALQIKVAEGEKLPLLQAPTPNGHSIEVRVYAEDPSRNFMPSPGKITYLRVPGGPNVRDDSGVFPGYTVPNFYDPMISKLSVWAPTRQEAIARAQRALGEYVVKGITTNIRYLKAILAHPEFVGGDYDTGFLGREHTPLQGVEDPKLTDMALLAGAVYAYQRDAKRAKTLPGAKAGASDAANQGRISPWRLALRSRRR, encoded by the coding sequence ATGCCCAAGATCCGCAAAGTGCTCGTCGCCAATCGCGGCGAGATCGCCATCCGGGTGATGCGCACCTGCAAGGAGCTCGGCATCGCCACCGTGGCGGTGTACTCGGAGGCGGACCGCTCCGCGCTGCACGTCCGCACCGCGGACCAGGCCTTCTTCGTGGGGCCGCCTCCCTCCCGCGAGAGCTACCTGGTCCAGGAGCGCATCCTTGACGCCGCGAAGCAGTCCGGCGCGGATGCCATCCACCCCGGCTACGGCTTCCTCTCCGAGAACGCCTCCTTCGTGCGCGCCTGCGAGGCCGCCGGCATCACCTTCATCGGCCCGCCCGCCTCCGCCATGGACGCCATGGGTGAGAAGACCCGCGCGCGCGCCAACATGATCAAGGCCGGCGTGCCCGTCGTCCCCGGCACCACCGAGCCCATCGCCACCGAGGCCGAGGCCCGCGACTACGCCCAGAAGATTGGCTTCCCCGTCATGCTCAAGGCCGCAGGCGGCGGCGGCGGCAAGGGCATGCGCCGCGTCGAGGGGCTCGCCGACTTCGAGTCCGCCTGGCGCTCCGCCAAGAGCGAGGCCCTCAACGCCTTCGGCAACGACGCCGTCTACATCGAGAAGTATCTCGAGAAGCCGCACCACGTGGAGATTCAGGTGTTCGCCGACACGCACGGCAACGTCATCCACCTGAACGAGCGCGAGTGCTCCGCGCAGCGCCGCCACCAGAAGGTGGTGGAGGAGACGCCCAGCCCCATCCTCACGCCGGAGTTGCGCGCGAAGATGGGCGAGGTCGCCGTGAAGGCGGCCAAGGCCGTCAACTACGTGGGCGCGGGCACGGTGGAGTTCCTGGTCGACGTGCACCGCAACTTCTACTTCCTGGAGATGAACACCCGCCTCCAGGTGGAGCACCCGGTGACGGAGTGGGTGACGGGCCTGGACCTGGTCGCCCTGCAAATCAAGGTCGCCGAGGGCGAGAAGCTCCCCCTGCTCCAGGCGCCCACGCCCAACGGCCACTCCATCGAAGTGCGCGTGTACGCGGAGGACCCGTCGCGCAACTTCATGCCCAGCCCCGGCAAGATCACCTACCTGCGCGTGCCGGGCGGCCCCAACGTGCGCGACGACTCGGGCGTGTTCCCCGGGTACACGGTGCCCAACTTCTACGACCCGATGATCTCCAAGCTGTCCGTGTGGGCCCCCACGCGGCAGGAGGCGATTGCCCGGGCCCAGCGCGCGCTGGGCGAGTACGTGGTGAAGGGCATCACCACCAACATCCGCTACCTGAAGGCCATCCTGGCCCACCCGGAGTTCGTCGGCGGCGACTACGACACGGGCTTCCTCGGCCGCGAGCACACCCCGCTGCAAGGCGTGGAGGACCCGAAGCTGACGGACATGGCGCTGCTGGCCGGCGCCGTCTACGCGTACCAGCGCGACGCGAAGCGCGCGAAGACGCTGCCGGGAGCCAAGGCCGGCGCGTCCGACGCGGCGAACCAGGGCCGCATCAGCCCGTGGCGCCTGGCGCTGCGCTCGCGCCGCCGCTAA
- a CDS encoding acyl-CoA carboxylase subunit beta, translated as MDETSEKDPLRARLQDMEKQAELGGGADRIAKQHEAGKLTARERIDLLLDPGSFCELDKFVTHRSTDFGMGDKKIPGDGVVTGYGTVEGRQVFVFAQDFTVFGGSLSGAYAQKICKIMDMATRVGAPVIGLNDSGGARIQEGVESLAGYADIFLRNTLASGVVPQISLIMGPCAGGAVYSPAITDFIMMVKDTSYMFITGPDVIKTVTHEEVSKEALGGALTHNQKSGVAHFAAENEQAAIVMTRELLSFLPSNNQEDPPVQPSDDDVFRAEESLKTIVPNNPNKPYDIKDIVKAVVDNKHFFEVQEHYARNIVVGFARMNGKSVGIVANQPAVLAGVLDIDASVKAARFVRFCDCFNIPLITFVDVPGFLPGTDQEWGGIITHGAKLLYAFAEATVPKITIITRKAYGGAYDVMASKHIRADINYAYPTAEIAVMGPEGAVNIIFRNELLKAKDAAAERTKLVNDYREKFANPFKAAELGYIDEVIRPEETRIKVIRALEMLKDKRQENPPRKHGNIPL; from the coding sequence ATGGACGAGACCTCCGAGAAGGACCCCCTCCGCGCACGCCTCCAGGACATGGAGAAGCAGGCCGAGCTGGGTGGCGGTGCCGACCGCATCGCCAAGCAGCACGAGGCCGGCAAGCTCACCGCCCGCGAGCGCATCGACCTGCTCCTCGACCCCGGCTCCTTCTGCGAACTGGACAAGTTCGTCACCCACCGGTCCACCGACTTCGGCATGGGCGACAAGAAGATTCCCGGCGACGGCGTCGTCACCGGCTACGGCACCGTCGAAGGCCGCCAGGTCTTCGTCTTCGCCCAGGACTTCACCGTCTTCGGCGGCTCGCTGTCCGGCGCCTATGCCCAGAAGATCTGCAAGATCATGGACATGGCCACCCGCGTGGGCGCGCCGGTCATCGGGCTGAATGACTCCGGTGGCGCGCGCATCCAGGAAGGCGTAGAGAGCCTGGCGGGCTACGCGGACATCTTCCTGCGCAACACCCTGGCCTCCGGCGTGGTGCCCCAGATTTCGCTCATCATGGGTCCGTGCGCGGGCGGCGCGGTGTACTCGCCCGCCATCACCGACTTCATCATGATGGTGAAGGACACCTCGTACATGTTCATCACCGGCCCGGACGTCATCAAGACGGTGACGCACGAGGAGGTGTCCAAGGAAGCCCTGGGCGGCGCGCTGACGCACAACCAGAAGTCCGGCGTGGCGCACTTCGCCGCGGAGAACGAGCAGGCCGCCATCGTCATGACGCGCGAGCTGCTCTCGTTCCTGCCCTCCAACAACCAGGAGGACCCGCCCGTCCAGCCCAGCGACGACGACGTGTTCCGGGCCGAGGAGTCCCTCAAGACCATCGTCCCGAACAACCCCAACAAGCCCTACGACATCAAGGACATCGTCAAGGCCGTCGTCGACAACAAGCACTTCTTCGAGGTGCAGGAGCACTACGCGCGCAACATCGTCGTCGGCTTCGCGCGCATGAACGGCAAGAGCGTGGGCATCGTCGCCAACCAGCCCGCGGTGCTCGCCGGCGTGCTGGACATCGACGCCAGCGTGAAGGCCGCGCGCTTCGTGCGCTTCTGCGACTGCTTCAACATCCCCCTCATCACCTTCGTGGACGTGCCCGGCTTCCTCCCCGGCACGGACCAGGAATGGGGCGGCATCATCACCCACGGCGCCAAGCTGCTCTACGCCTTCGCCGAGGCCACCGTCCCCAAGATCACCATCATCACGCGCAAGGCCTACGGCGGCGCGTACGACGTGATGGCGTCCAAGCACATCCGCGCGGACATCAACTACGCCTACCCCACCGCGGAAATCGCCGTCATGGGGCCCGAGGGCGCCGTCAACATCATCTTCCGCAACGAGCTGCTCAAGGCGAAGGACGCCGCCGCCGAGCGCACGAAGCTGGTGAATGACTACCGCGAGAAGTTCGCCAACCCGTTCAAGGCGGCAGAGCTGGGCTACATCGACGAGGTCATCCGCCCCGAGGAGACCCGCATCAAGGTCATCCGCGCGCTGGAGATGTTGAAGGACAAGCGGCAGGAGAACCCGCCTCGTAAGCATGGCAACATTCCGCTGTAG
- a CDS encoding Coq4 family protein, giving the protein MRTPFSYVREAWKVARALRDPYRLQDILDVARLLAPPSTMRKLVDRLMQSPTTAQAFVERPRVGELALDTLQSLPEGTLGRAFADHLKDNGLDPSKLPNLQAHTHEDYVRAHLLESHDIWHVLTGFRSDVAGELGIQAFSLAQVGSPFALGILAGGLTNTLLYAFAERDVRMQAITRGWVLGHMALPVFGAPWRDMWEHPLAEVRQRFGLDLDAVDAVLPALAPPVRPHAARRVAA; this is encoded by the coding sequence ATGCGCACCCCGTTCAGCTACGTCCGCGAGGCCTGGAAGGTGGCCCGCGCGCTGCGGGACCCCTACCGTCTCCAGGACATCCTCGACGTGGCCCGCCTGCTCGCGCCCCCGTCCACCATGCGCAAGCTGGTCGACCGGCTGATGCAGTCCCCCACCACCGCCCAGGCCTTCGTGGAGCGGCCGCGCGTGGGGGAGCTGGCGCTCGACACGCTCCAGTCGCTGCCGGAGGGGACCCTCGGCCGCGCGTTCGCCGACCACCTGAAGGACAACGGCCTGGACCCCTCCAAGCTGCCCAACCTCCAGGCCCATACCCACGAGGACTACGTCCGGGCCCACCTGCTGGAGTCCCACGACATCTGGCATGTCCTCACCGGCTTCCGCTCCGACGTGGCCGGGGAGCTGGGCATCCAGGCCTTCAGCCTGGCCCAGGTCGGCAGCCCCTTCGCGCTGGGCATCCTCGCCGGAGGCCTGACGAACACCCTGCTCTACGCCTTCGCCGAGCGCGACGTGCGCATGCAGGCCATCACCCGGGGCTGGGTGCTGGGGCACATGGCCCTGCCCGTGTTCGGCGCCCCCTGGCGCGACATGTGGGAACACCCCCTGGCGGAGGTCCGCCAGCGCTTCGGCCTGGACCTGGACGCGGTGGACGCCGTGCTCCCGGCACTCGCGCCCCCGGTGCGGCCGCACGCCGCTCGCCGCGTCGCGGCGTGA